In one Saccharibacillus brassicae genomic region, the following are encoded:
- a CDS encoding helix-turn-helix domain-containing protein — protein sequence MTSQLNEAQRMYLLSWASKRKLPRSGRSGQIRISAYLLGFVIEGEGVILLDGVLHKIKPFQLYLLVPGMVLDIPEGSGSFDYYVVRFEPMRLSRSSGRCEGELLPMLLGPLSPGLLPVHRPQSMLQAFERLHESGRREAARHSFSGRLQLEQLLHELMRSDPPAAAVDERVQRSLAYMNLHYKQKLSIEQLAETAGEMSGPAFSRLFRHETGTTPIEYLNRVRMEHGKRMLNGKDARVKEVAAEVGFRSEFYFSRMFQRRVGVSPSLYMKRGTLKVAVASSLSLHDHLTSIEIEPVCTVDLFRYPGQSDDEYAGRLADQLKRLREAKPDLIVADEYHAEFEEEFKRTAAPVFLDFSVWDWKRNFEQIAELVGREREASEMLTRLYIQAEITGRELRRALGSERLTMLQVNHRTVGIQGRANHPLNELVYGELALKPCTQTPREVWRLEMPPEALPVLEAEHLFIHQHHVLAGSADRYRELTGTSAWSAAEAVKQGNVYDIPNWFAMSWTPLGRQRIMNELRRTLGRADDAR from the coding sequence ATGACATCCCAGTTGAACGAAGCGCAGCGCATGTACCTGTTGTCGTGGGCCAGCAAGCGCAAGCTGCCCAGATCGGGACGGTCCGGGCAAATACGCATTTCCGCTTATTTGCTCGGCTTCGTCATTGAAGGAGAAGGCGTCATCCTGCTGGACGGCGTTCTGCACAAAATCAAGCCGTTCCAGCTGTATCTGCTCGTGCCCGGCATGGTGTTGGACATTCCCGAAGGAAGCGGCAGCTTCGATTATTACGTCGTCCGCTTCGAGCCGATGCGGCTGTCCCGGTCAAGCGGCCGGTGCGAGGGAGAGCTGCTGCCGATGCTGCTCGGTCCGCTGTCGCCCGGACTGCTGCCCGTGCACCGGCCGCAGTCCATGCTGCAGGCGTTCGAGCGGCTGCACGAGTCGGGCCGGCGGGAAGCGGCGCGGCATTCTTTTTCCGGCCGGCTTCAACTGGAGCAGCTGCTGCATGAACTGATGCGCAGCGATCCTCCGGCGGCCGCCGTCGACGAGCGGGTTCAGCGCAGCCTTGCTTATATGAATCTGCATTATAAGCAGAAGCTGAGCATCGAGCAGCTGGCCGAGACCGCGGGCGAGATGTCCGGCCCGGCGTTCTCGCGGTTGTTCCGGCACGAGACAGGGACGACGCCGATCGAATATTTGAACCGGGTCCGTATGGAACACGGCAAGCGGATGCTGAACGGCAAAGACGCCCGGGTCAAGGAAGTCGCGGCGGAGGTCGGGTTCCGCAGCGAATTTTATTTCAGCCGCATGTTCCAGCGGCGGGTCGGCGTATCGCCGTCGCTCTACATGAAGCGCGGCACGCTCAAGGTCGCGGTCGCTTCGTCGCTCAGCCTGCACGATCATCTGACGTCGATCGAGATCGAGCCCGTATGCACGGTCGACCTGTTCCGCTATCCCGGACAAAGCGACGACGAATACGCCGGGCGGCTTGCGGACCAGCTCAAGCGGCTGCGCGAAGCCAAGCCGGACCTGATCGTCGCGGACGAGTACCATGCCGAGTTCGAGGAAGAATTCAAGCGTACGGCCGCGCCGGTCTTCCTCGATTTCTCGGTCTGGGACTGGAAGCGCAATTTCGAGCAGATCGCCGAATTGGTAGGCCGGGAACGGGAAGCTTCGGAAATGCTGACCCGGTTGTACATACAGGCGGAGATTACGGGCCGGGAACTGCGCCGCGCGCTGGGCTCGGAGCGCCTGACGATGCTGCAGGTCAATCATCGCACCGTCGGTATTCAGGGGCGGGCGAACCATCCGCTGAACGAATTGGTATACGGCGAGCTGGCGCTGAAGCCGTGCACGCAGACTCCGCGCGAAGTCTGGCGTCTGGAGATGCCGCCCGAAGCGCTGCCCGTGCTGGAAGCGGAACATCTGTTTATCCATCAGCATCACGTGCTGGCCGGCAGCGCGGACCGCTACCGGGAGCTGACCGGGACGTCGGCCTGGTCGGCGGCGGAAGCGGTCAAGCAGGGCAACGTGTACGATATTCCGAACTGGTTCGCGATGAGCTGGACGCCGCTTGGCCGGCAGCGCATCATGAACGAACTCCGGCGAACGCTCGGCCGCGCGGACGATGCCCGATGA
- a CDS encoding FecCD family ABC transporter permease — protein sequence MRPQTRKRTAAVGIVLIGLNLAVLVMSVMLGERSVPPLEVLRSLTGFGDPEYRFTIFELRLPRVLTGFLAGCGLALAGAVLQVVTRNPLASPGVIGLNAGAAAAVVTALVLVPSVPLRAMPWVAFGGALLAVGLVYGLSVRGRGGDPTTRILLIGVGISAIAGALITYLLTAGQIFRVSQASIWMAGSLYGRTWEHFWPLLPWLLLLFALLLSKSVALDAFLLDTESTAGLGVRLEPMRIAFLLISTGLAGSAVSMVGTIGFVGLMAPHMARSLVGVRSFVRLPAAALLGGLIVMSADLIGRQLFAPHEIPAGLITALVGAPYMLYLLVGRRSL from the coding sequence ATGAGGCCTCAGACGCGCAAGCGTACCGCGGCCGTAGGGATCGTGCTGATCGGACTGAACCTGGCCGTACTGGTAATGAGCGTCATGCTCGGCGAACGTTCCGTGCCGCCGCTCGAAGTGCTGCGCAGCCTGACCGGCTTCGGCGATCCGGAATACCGGTTCACGATCTTCGAACTCCGGCTGCCGCGCGTGCTGACCGGATTTCTGGCCGGCTGCGGTCTGGCGCTGGCCGGCGCCGTGCTGCAGGTCGTCACGCGCAATCCGCTGGCTTCGCCCGGCGTGATCGGCCTGAATGCGGGAGCCGCCGCCGCGGTCGTCACCGCTCTGGTGCTCGTTCCGTCCGTACCGCTGCGGGCGATGCCCTGGGTCGCTTTCGGCGGAGCGCTGCTCGCCGTCGGCCTCGTGTACGGCTTGTCCGTCCGCGGCAGGGGCGGCGATCCCACCACGCGCATCCTGCTGATCGGCGTCGGCATTTCGGCGATCGCCGGAGCGCTGATCACGTATCTGCTGACAGCCGGCCAAATTTTCCGCGTGTCCCAGGCGTCGATCTGGATGGCCGGCAGCCTGTACGGCCGAACGTGGGAACATTTCTGGCCGCTGCTGCCGTGGCTGCTTCTGCTGTTCGCGCTGCTGCTGAGCAAATCGGTCGCGCTCGATGCTTTCCTGCTCGATACCGAATCGACGGCGGGGCTTGGCGTCCGGCTGGAGCCGATGCGGATCGCCTTCCTGCTGATCAGCACGGGGTTGGCCGGTTCGGCCGTATCGATGGTAGGCACGATCGGTTTTGTCGGCCTGATGGCGCCCCATATGGCCCGAAGTCTGGTCGGCGTGCGAAGCTTCGTTCGCCTGCCCGCCGCGGCGCTGCTCGGCGGGTTGATCGTCATGTCGGCCGACCTGATCGGCAGGCAGCTGTTCGCCCCGCACGAAATTCCCGCCGGATTGATCACCGCCCTGGTCGGCGCGCCTTACATGCTGTATTTGCTGGTTGGCCGCAGATCGCTATAA
- a CDS encoding FecCD family ABC transporter permease: MTKSRGWSLLALLAALTALAFAGSLTLGIVPVPLRSVLDAFGAFDGSREQLIIRTVRLPRAVIAVIVGSALAVAGCLMQAISRNALAGPELFGINYGAALTAVLASFWLGTSSLRLFAASSLLGAAFAGLLVLGLGAARPSLSPVKLVLAGSMLNLLFASLTQGILILNEQSLDTMRFWLAGSLTGRDMALLLQVLPYLLVGLLIALVLSHPLNVFKLGEEVARNLGQRIGAIRIAAIAAVVLLAGGAVAIAGPIGFVGLAVPHMARSLTGGDYRWVIPCAAALGALLLLSADIAARFVLPDREIPVGVVTAFFGAPFLIYLAGRKEKSL, translated from the coding sequence ATGACAAAAAGTAGGGGATGGAGCCTGCTGGCGCTGCTCGCGGCGCTCACGGCGCTGGCGTTCGCCGGCAGCCTCACGCTTGGCATCGTGCCGGTTCCGCTGCGCTCGGTGCTGGACGCGTTCGGCGCGTTCGACGGTTCGCGCGAGCAGCTTATTATCCGGACGGTCCGGCTGCCGAGAGCCGTGATCGCCGTGATCGTGGGCAGCGCGCTTGCCGTGGCCGGCTGCTTGATGCAGGCGATCAGCCGCAACGCGCTGGCCGGGCCGGAGCTGTTTGGCATCAATTACGGCGCGGCGCTGACCGCCGTGCTGGCTTCGTTCTGGCTCGGCACTTCTTCGCTGCGGCTGTTCGCCGCTTCTTCGCTGCTCGGCGCGGCGTTTGCGGGCCTGCTCGTCTTGGGTCTCGGCGCGGCGAGACCATCCCTGTCCCCGGTCAAGCTGGTGTTGGCGGGATCGATGCTGAACCTGCTGTTCGCTTCGCTGACGCAGGGCATTTTGATCCTGAACGAACAGTCGCTGGACACGATGCGATTCTGGCTGGCCGGTTCGTTGACGGGCCGGGATATGGCACTGCTGCTGCAGGTGCTGCCTTACCTGCTTGTCGGTCTGCTGATCGCGCTCGTCTTGAGCCATCCGCTGAACGTGTTCAAGCTCGGCGAAGAAGTGGCCCGCAATCTGGGCCAGCGCATAGGCGCGATTCGGATCGCCGCTATCGCGGCGGTCGTGCTGCTGGCCGGCGGCGCCGTGGCGATCGCCGGACCGATCGGATTCGTCGGCCTGGCCGTGCCGCATATGGCGCGAAGCCTGACCGGCGGCGATTACCGCTGGGTCATTCCGTGCGCCGCGGCGCTCGGGGCGCTGCTGCTGCTCTCGGCCGATATCGCGGCCCGGTTCGTGCTGCCGGACCGGGAGATTCCGGTCGGCGTGGTCACGGCCTTTTTCGGGGCGCCGTTCCTGATCTATCTGGCCGGGCGCAAGGAGAAATCGCTATGA
- a CDS encoding ABC transporter substrate-binding protein — protein sequence MSIQSKRQKKGTFFWMNAVLLAALVLLLAGCGNPGAGAADPAAEAKPQQAAAETADTRKVKDAYGEVEVPANPARIVVLDIGALDNLLQMGVKPVGAPSILAAGDPYPAYLPGTDGIENIGSVNEPNLEAIDALKPDLIIGNKDTHDAIHAQLAQIAPTVFVETLGVTWKENLQLHADAVNKSKEGAELLSAYEQRAAKMGEALAAQQPTEVSLIRPREDKIQIYLTETFAGTIMRDAGVVRPAAQQAAEFSKDVTEEQIADLDGDVILWFDREPDAFAKLEQSALFATLKAVQDKRVYPVNWEYWLSGLGIQAANKVLDDLDTHVVHPS from the coding sequence ATGTCTATTCAAAGCAAAAGACAGAAAAAAGGAACGTTTTTCTGGATGAATGCGGTGCTGTTGGCCGCTTTGGTCCTGCTTCTTGCCGGATGCGGCAATCCGGGGGCCGGCGCGGCCGATCCGGCCGCCGAAGCGAAGCCGCAGCAGGCGGCGGCCGAGACCGCCGATACGCGCAAGGTCAAGGATGCCTACGGCGAAGTGGAAGTGCCGGCGAATCCGGCAAGAATCGTCGTGCTGGACATCGGCGCGCTGGACAATTTGCTGCAAATGGGCGTGAAGCCGGTCGGGGCACCGTCCATTTTGGCGGCCGGCGATCCGTATCCGGCTTACCTGCCCGGCACGGACGGGATCGAGAATATCGGTTCGGTCAACGAACCGAATCTGGAAGCGATCGACGCGTTGAAGCCGGATCTCATCATCGGCAACAAAGATACGCATGACGCGATCCACGCGCAGTTGGCGCAGATCGCGCCGACCGTGTTCGTGGAGACGCTGGGCGTCACGTGGAAAGAAAACCTGCAGCTGCACGCGGATGCCGTCAACAAAAGCAAGGAAGGCGCCGAACTGCTGAGCGCCTATGAGCAGCGTGCCGCGAAGATGGGCGAAGCCCTGGCGGCGCAGCAGCCTACGGAAGTGTCGCTGATCCGTCCGCGCGAAGACAAAATCCAGATCTATTTGACCGAGACGTTCGCAGGCACGATTATGCGGGATGCCGGCGTCGTCCGTCCGGCGGCGCAGCAGGCCGCCGAATTTTCCAAAGACGTGACGGAAGAGCAGATCGCCGATCTCGACGGAGACGTCATCTTGTGGTTCGACCGGGAACCGGACGCTTTCGCGAAGCTGGAGCAGAGCGCACTGTTCGCAACGCTCAAAGCGGTGCAGGACAAACGCGTCTATCCGGTGAACTGGGAATACTGGCTGAGCGGACTCGGCATTCAGGCGGCGAACAAAGTGCTGGACGACCTGGATACGCACGTCGTTCATCCTTCGTAA